Proteins from a genomic interval of Egibacteraceae bacterium:
- a CDS encoding DUF6788 family protein, which produces MSARPDQSRRRAAEQRRAEITAEIAALLAAGPPLPGSLVTRHNRCANRTCRCRADPPQLHGPYPAWTRKVDGKTVTRSLNADQVARYQPWFDNARRLRELVTQLHQLAVEQAETAEGWPRT; this is translated from the coding sequence ATGTCCGCCCGACCCGACCAGTCGCGCCGCCGCGCCGCCGAGCAGCGCCGCGCCGAGATCACCGCCGAGATCGCCGCGCTGCTCGCCGCCGGCCCGCCGCTGCCCGGCAGCCTGGTCACCCGCCACAACCGCTGCGCCAACCGCACCTGCCGCTGCCGCGCCGACCCTCCGCAGCTGCACGGCCCCTACCCGGCGTGGACCCGCAAAGTCGACGGCAAGACTGTCACCCGCTCACTCAACGCCGACCAGGTCGCCCGCTACCAGCCCTGGTTCGACAACGCCCGCCGGCTCCGTGAACTGGTCACACAGCTGCACCAGCTCGCCGTGGAACAGGCCGAGACCGCCGAAGGATGGCCCCGCACCTGA
- a CDS encoding IS5 family transposase codes for MQALHPRVVDAVWAAVEGLLPLPVDDHPLGCHRPRIHDRICFEGIVYRLVLGCSWTTAARLLKTSATTLRRRRDEWIAAGVFDALCDQALAGYDRVKGLDLSEVSIDGSLHKAPCGGEGTGRNPTDRGKLGWKWSLATDRDGIPIGWAIDGANRNDIKLFEPTLNAIEGRGLLTEIETLHLDRGYDAAGVRELCATSGITDAVIAKKRKRGEGKNVTERTTEDKDNDDKDEQRTANAPSKGNARSKGNGDKQSLGLGLRWAVERSNSWFSNFGQLRRNTDRRTIHRMAQIALAVTLILTVKLFKWADRWSPAATPT; via the coding sequence GTGCAAGCGTTGCACCCCCGGGTGGTCGACGCGGTCTGGGCCGCGGTCGAAGGACTGCTGCCCCTCCCAGTCGACGACCACCCGTTGGGCTGCCACCGGCCCCGCATCCACGACCGGATCTGCTTCGAAGGGATCGTCTACCGGCTGGTGCTGGGCTGCTCGTGGACCACCGCCGCACGGCTGCTCAAGACCAGCGCGACCACCCTGCGGCGCCGCCGCGACGAATGGATCGCCGCCGGGGTGTTCGACGCGCTGTGCGACCAGGCGCTGGCCGGCTACGACCGCGTCAAGGGGCTGGACCTGTCGGAGGTGTCCATCGACGGCAGCCTGCACAAGGCGCCGTGCGGCGGCGAGGGCACCGGACGAAACCCCACCGACCGGGGCAAGCTCGGCTGGAAGTGGTCGCTGGCCACCGACCGCGACGGCATCCCGATCGGCTGGGCCATCGACGGCGCCAACCGCAACGACATCAAACTGTTCGAACCCACCCTGAACGCCATCGAGGGCCGGGGACTGCTTACCGAGATCGAAACACTGCACCTGGACCGCGGCTACGACGCCGCCGGCGTCCGCGAACTGTGCGCCACGTCGGGGATCACCGACGCCGTCATCGCCAAGAAACGCAAGCGCGGGGAAGGAAAGAACGTCACCGAGCGCACGACGGAGGACAAGGACAACGACGACAAGGACGAGCAGCGCACGGCCAACGCCCCGAGCAAGGGCAACGCCCGGAGCAAGGGCAACGGCGACAAGCAGTCGCTGGGACTCGGGCTGCGTTGGGCGGTCGAGCGCAGCAACTCGTGGTTCTCCAACTTCGGTCAGCTGCGGCGTAACACCGACCGGAGAACCATCCACCGCATGGCCCAGATCGCCCTGGCCGTCACGCTCATCCTCACCGTCAAGCTCTTCAAGTGGGCTGACCGGTGGAGCCCCGCTGCGACCCCGACCTGA